From the Oleiharenicola lentus genome, one window contains:
- a CDS encoding glycoside hydrolase family 5 protein → MIQLRPAFLCATLAVALAQSGCATTPSSAPTAAPEPATSGIVRQHGRLQVQGNRIVGTHGRPVSLAGNSFFWSQWMGRFYQAETVAWLKKDWGATIVRAALGVHQEDGYLQHPKENKQRVLKVVDAAVAHDLYVIIDWHDHHAEDHAAQAADFFADMARRYGHLPNVIYEIYNEPLRVSWPDTVKPYAEKVIAAIRQHDPDNLIVVGTPFWAQRVDLAAADPIKDPNVAYALHFYAGTHKADLRARAEQALSLGAALFVTEWGTCNADGNGPIDQASVREWMDFMRKHELSHCNWSVSDKRETASIVKPGAASKGGWSDSDLTPSGLFVRDLIRNWGK, encoded by the coding sequence ATGATCCAGCTCCGCCCCGCCTTTCTTTGCGCGACCCTTGCCGTTGCGCTCGCTCAATCAGGCTGCGCCACTACGCCCTCCTCCGCCCCGACCGCCGCACCGGAACCTGCCACCAGCGGCATTGTCCGCCAGCACGGCCGCCTGCAGGTCCAGGGCAACCGCATCGTCGGCACCCACGGCCGACCGGTCAGCCTCGCGGGCAACAGCTTTTTCTGGAGCCAGTGGATGGGACGCTTCTACCAGGCCGAAACCGTCGCCTGGCTGAAAAAGGACTGGGGCGCCACGATCGTCCGCGCCGCCCTCGGGGTGCACCAGGAGGACGGCTACCTCCAGCATCCCAAGGAAAACAAACAGCGCGTCCTGAAGGTGGTGGACGCCGCTGTCGCCCACGACCTCTACGTCATCATCGACTGGCACGACCACCACGCGGAAGACCACGCCGCCCAGGCCGCCGATTTCTTCGCCGACATGGCCAGGCGCTACGGCCACCTGCCCAACGTCATCTACGAAATCTACAACGAGCCGCTGCGGGTCTCGTGGCCGGACACGGTCAAACCTTACGCCGAAAAGGTGATCGCCGCCATCCGCCAGCATGACCCCGACAACTTGATCGTCGTCGGGACTCCCTTTTGGGCCCAGCGCGTGGACCTCGCCGCCGCCGACCCGATCAAGGATCCCAACGTCGCCTACGCGCTCCATTTCTACGCCGGCACCCACAAGGCGGACCTCCGCGCCAGGGCGGAACAGGCCCTCTCGCTTGGCGCTGCGCTCTTCGTCACCGAATGGGGCACCTGCAACGCCGATGGCAACGGCCCGATCGACCAGGCCTCCGTCCGCGAGTGGATGGACTTCATGCGGAAACACGAACTCAGCCACTGCAACTGGTCCGTCTCCGACAAACGCGAGACCGCCTCCATCGTCAAACCCGGCGCCGCTTCGAAGGGCGGATGGAGTGACAGTGACCTGACGCCCTCCGGTCTCTTTGTCCGCGACCTGATTCGCAACTGGGGAAAGTGA
- a CDS encoding alpha/beta hydrolase family protein, with translation MKRILRACLACALTAHSLLAADKFDLERVTPVPADQPIPTQDFFRPRALSQPSLNRAGTHIAALVAADEDKHMLMVYDIATAKPDTLAFRGARDIYGISWLSNTRVLFHLASRKMYGLGIMAADISNLRDAYALQQYNGSSLVSIPLEKPTHPLIWNRNDIENRRDTGVSAIDSRNRSASIVDLTVTMNDFEYMAKRDKVRDSNQKAVDHSYPLPPEAGVTYRYMADKKGNLAYAFTSHNGNLSMFRLEGEKWIRCPVDLEEIDILDNANEPGQLLVIGPAKDGKPNPLQLLDAATGQLGDIVLQDPAYDFNGWTYNNPATGDVLGAVFQKGGPRVYWFNEDYKALQKILDGMFPKQVVRIIGSDDQHAIFLVATFSDRQPVAYHWVNLATRQAGLFKNSAPWIDPARMQPMQIVQFKTRDGHKLEGYLTLPAGASKENPAPLVVLCHGGPWARDNWGFNGEVQFLAYHGYAVLQPNYRGSTGSVGRFPAEDEYDFVKMHHDVTDAVKTILRTGLVDQNRVGIMGASFGGYLAVSGAAHESDLYRCAVTNAGVFDWALQVQSEKYDQYDRPFYGRMIKKLGDPKKEEAKYEAMSPLRHVAKIRAPVFVAGGKDDQTVEIGQSRKLVAELDRHNIPHEKFFVGGEGHGMAHLKNEVELYDQILVFLDRHLMPKR, from the coding sequence ATGAAACGGATCCTCCGTGCCTGCCTCGCCTGTGCCCTGACGGCCCATTCGCTCCTCGCCGCCGACAAGTTCGACCTTGAGCGCGTCACCCCGGTCCCCGCCGACCAACCGATCCCGACGCAGGACTTTTTCCGGCCCCGCGCCCTGTCGCAGCCCAGTCTCAACCGGGCGGGCACCCACATTGCCGCACTCGTCGCCGCCGACGAGGACAAGCACATGTTGATGGTTTACGACATCGCCACGGCCAAGCCCGACACGCTTGCCTTCCGGGGGGCCCGCGACATCTACGGCATTTCCTGGCTCAGCAACACGCGGGTCCTTTTCCACCTCGCCTCCCGCAAGATGTACGGCCTCGGCATCATGGCCGCCGACATCAGCAACCTGCGCGACGCCTACGCGCTCCAGCAGTATAACGGCTCCAGCCTGGTTTCGATCCCGCTCGAAAAGCCGACCCACCCGCTGATCTGGAACCGGAACGACATCGAGAACCGCCGGGACACCGGCGTCTCCGCCATCGATTCCCGCAATCGCAGCGCCTCCATCGTGGATCTCACGGTCACGATGAACGACTTCGAATACATGGCGAAGCGCGACAAGGTGCGCGACAGCAACCAGAAGGCCGTGGACCACAGCTACCCTTTGCCGCCTGAGGCCGGTGTGACCTACCGCTACATGGCCGACAAAAAGGGCAACCTCGCCTACGCCTTCACCTCGCACAACGGCAACCTCTCCATGTTCCGCCTCGAAGGGGAGAAGTGGATCCGTTGCCCGGTCGATCTCGAGGAAATCGACATCCTCGACAACGCCAACGAGCCAGGGCAGCTGCTCGTCATCGGGCCGGCCAAGGACGGCAAACCCAACCCGCTGCAGCTGCTCGACGCCGCCACCGGCCAGCTCGGTGACATCGTGCTGCAGGACCCCGCCTACGATTTCAACGGCTGGACCTACAACAACCCGGCCACCGGTGACGTGCTCGGCGCCGTCTTTCAGAAGGGCGGCCCGCGCGTCTATTGGTTCAACGAGGACTACAAGGCGCTCCAGAAGATTCTCGACGGCATGTTCCCCAAGCAGGTCGTGCGCATCATCGGCAGCGACGACCAGCACGCGATCTTCCTCGTCGCCACTTTCTCGGACCGCCAGCCGGTCGCCTACCATTGGGTCAACCTCGCCACCCGCCAGGCCGGCCTGTTCAAGAACTCCGCCCCGTGGATCGACCCGGCCCGCATGCAGCCGATGCAGATCGTGCAGTTCAAGACGCGCGACGGCCACAAGCTCGAAGGCTACCTCACCCTGCCCGCCGGCGCCTCCAAGGAAAACCCCGCCCCCCTCGTCGTGCTCTGTCACGGCGGTCCCTGGGCCCGCGACAACTGGGGCTTCAACGGCGAGGTGCAGTTCCTCGCCTATCACGGCTATGCCGTCCTCCAGCCCAATTACCGCGGCTCCACCGGCTCGGTCGGCCGGTTCCCGGCGGAGGACGAATATGACTTCGTGAAGATGCACCACGACGTGACCGATGCCGTGAAAACCATCCTCCGCACCGGCCTCGTCGACCAGAACCGCGTGGGCATCATGGGCGCCTCCTTCGGCGGCTACCTCGCCGTGTCGGGCGCCGCGCACGAGAGCGACCTCTACCGCTGCGCCGTCACCAACGCCGGTGTCTTCGACTGGGCCCTGCAGGTGCAGTCGGAAAAATACGACCAATACGACCGCCCCTTTTACGGTCGCATGATCAAGAAGCTCGGCGACCCGAAGAAGGAGGAGGCGAAATATGAGGCCATGTCCCCCTTGCGCCACGTCGCCAAGATCAGGGCCCCGGTCTTCGTCGCGGGTGGCAAGGACGACCAGACCGTCGAGATCGGCCAGTCCCGCAAGCTGGTCGCCGAGCTCGACCGCCACAACATTCCCCATGAAAAGTTCTTCGTCGGCGGCGAAGGCCACGGCATGGCCCACCTCAAGAACGAGGTCGAACTCTACGACCAGATCCTCGTCTTCCTCGACCGGCACCTGATGCCGAAGCGGTGA
- a CDS encoding redoxin domain-containing protein has translation MITPRPLRLLLACGLLAGAALTAVAANPPVMAIGSPLPDFALPGVDGKMYKPADFAAAKILAVVFTCNHCPTAQAYEERLKRLAAQYGPKGVALVAINPNHAPAVRLDEQGYGDLGDSFEEMVIRHKDHQWNFPYLDDGETQELTMKFGAIATPHVYIFDQERRLRFQGRIDNSEREDLATGHDTRAALDALLAGKDPEVKTTRVFGCSVKWKDKVEDNLRWRAKVAREPVTLEKVDVAGIKALRANTDSGKLRLVNFWATWCGPCVSEFDELIEQNLRFRHRGFEMVTVAAQFPDEEAKVLNFLKEKKSSGRNLIFGEKDKYAFIEAFDKEWNGELPYTLLIGPKGEVLYRESGSINFLALRRAIYPALDKVTPWVNADKVYDR, from the coding sequence ATGATTACCCCACGCCCCCTGCGTCTGCTCCTTGCCTGTGGCCTGCTGGCCGGCGCCGCCCTCACCGCGGTCGCGGCGAATCCGCCCGTCATGGCCATCGGTTCGCCATTGCCCGATTTCGCCCTGCCGGGGGTGGACGGCAAGATGTACAAGCCCGCTGATTTCGCCGCCGCGAAAATCCTGGCGGTCGTCTTTACCTGCAACCACTGCCCGACCGCCCAGGCCTACGAGGAGCGTCTGAAGCGCCTCGCGGCCCAATACGGCCCGAAGGGCGTGGCGCTCGTCGCCATCAATCCCAATCACGCGCCGGCCGTCCGGCTCGACGAGCAGGGCTACGGCGACCTGGGCGATTCGTTTGAGGAGATGGTCATCCGGCACAAGGACCACCAGTGGAACTTTCCCTACCTGGACGACGGCGAGACGCAGGAACTGACGATGAAGTTCGGCGCCATCGCCACGCCGCACGTCTATATCTTCGACCAGGAGCGCAGGCTGCGCTTCCAGGGCCGCATCGACAACTCCGAGCGCGAGGACCTCGCCACCGGGCATGACACCCGCGCCGCGCTCGACGCGCTGCTGGCGGGCAAGGATCCCGAGGTGAAGACCACACGGGTCTTCGGTTGCTCGGTGAAGTGGAAGGACAAGGTCGAGGACAACCTGCGCTGGCGCGCCAAGGTCGCCCGCGAACCCGTCACGCTCGAGAAAGTGGACGTGGCCGGCATCAAGGCCCTGCGCGCCAACACCGACTCCGGCAAGCTCCGGCTGGTGAATTTCTGGGCCACGTGGTGCGGGCCGTGCGTCTCGGAGTTTGACGAGCTCATCGAGCAGAACCTGCGCTTCCGCCACCGAGGCTTCGAGATGGTGACGGTCGCCGCGCAGTTCCCCGACGAAGAGGCCAAGGTCCTGAATTTCCTGAAGGAGAAAAAATCCTCCGGCCGCAACCTGATCTTCGGCGAGAAGGACAAATACGCCTTCATCGAGGCCTTCGACAAGGAGTGGAACGGCGAGCTGCCCTACACGCTGCTCATCGGCCCGAAGGGCGAGGTGCTCTACCGCGAGAGCGGCTCGATCAACTTTCTCGCGCTGCGCCGGGCGATTTATCCCGCGCTGGACAAAGTCACGCCCTGGGTGAACGCGGACAAGGTTTACGACCGCTGA
- a CDS encoding glycosyl hydrolase, producing the protein MIRPILALLASTLLLTARAADPAAPADAQLNPQGRAILAWFQQLQASPQLRLVSGQFAGWSGTASIGELGKIHQASGRWPVMIGLDYCGWREGDKPDMALIDVRQPNELARAYWQAGGLVNLSWHAPNPSGASLKTNNLKLADVLKPGPLHDAWLKSLDTVAAGLQELQTAGVVVIWRPLHEMNGGWFWWGAQEPADFIALWRHMFDYFTHKKGLHNLIWAWGPNHGQKHADLYYPGDAYADLIGLDAYTEHINPDKIVGFDRLAKIKKPVGLTEFGPHGASNPPGNFDFRRLLDGVEKNFPQLRHFLCWNEKWNPAENHFAKEFYNDPRVITRDQVPAGLSGR; encoded by the coding sequence ATGATCCGCCCCATCCTTGCGCTCCTCGCTTCCACCCTGTTGCTCACGGCCCGTGCCGCCGACCCCGCCGCGCCGGCCGATGCCCAGCTCAACCCCCAGGGCCGCGCCATCCTGGCTTGGTTCCAGCAGCTGCAAGCCTCGCCGCAATTGCGCCTCGTCTCCGGTCAATTCGCCGGCTGGAGCGGCACCGCCAGCATCGGTGAACTCGGCAAAATCCACCAGGCCTCGGGCCGGTGGCCCGTGATGATCGGTCTCGATTACTGCGGATGGAGAGAGGGCGACAAGCCCGACATGGCCCTCATCGACGTGCGCCAGCCCAATGAACTGGCCCGCGCCTACTGGCAGGCCGGCGGACTCGTCAACCTTTCCTGGCACGCCCCCAACCCCAGCGGCGCCAGTCTCAAGACCAACAATCTCAAGCTCGCCGACGTGCTCAAACCCGGCCCGTTGCACGACGCCTGGCTGAAGTCCCTCGATACGGTTGCCGCCGGATTGCAGGAACTGCAGACGGCCGGCGTCGTCGTGATCTGGCGTCCGCTGCACGAGATGAACGGCGGCTGGTTCTGGTGGGGCGCCCAGGAGCCTGCGGACTTCATCGCGCTCTGGCGCCACATGTTCGACTACTTCACGCACAAGAAGGGCCTCCACAATCTCATCTGGGCCTGGGGCCCGAACCACGGCCAGAAACACGCCGACCTCTACTACCCCGGCGACGCTTACGCCGACCTCATCGGCCTCGACGCCTACACCGAGCACATCAATCCCGACAAGATCGTCGGCTTCGACCGTCTGGCCAAAATCAAGAAACCTGTCGGTCTGACCGAGTTCGGCCCCCACGGTGCCTCCAATCCTCCTGGCAACTTCGACTTTCGCCGCCTGCTTGACGGCGTCGAAAAGAATTTCCCGCAGCTCCGGCACTTCCTCTGCTGGAACGAAAAATGGAATCCCGCCGAGAACCACTTCGCGAAGGAATTCTACAACGACCCGCGCGTCATCACCCGCGACCAGGTCCCCGCCGGGCTCTCCGGCCGCTGA
- a CDS encoding DEAD/DEAH box helicase yields the protein MLRLLLPPNLEAAIPRDAIAIRVELDLLPGDRPGPTPASPPSQSGGSATGLGPAAAGNRNAGTAPGDLPENLLPGLALLQRLGVKPQPASLIQLTRPQLRELITALAGQPVFFYGTLPEVPLAWHGTELSGVSELLNAAPPPNVRNTNIRPAASPGPTAANVRNTNIGRAPAPAGESGSPLLIDGSEHFLAVMLPARGSVHYDAVLEFLREHRFVLDPLNRKWWLRDRHRVLNLLATHGRRLREDFGAEFTDNFKRNTARLREAEASAEVSESPDGYDVSLGLNAGRATETQVREAVASGRGYVEDGQAIYLIDQSRLEKIQAAHRKLAGDPTGTGSAVRQHRISKARAAEVNDLLEELAPHFQAPETWRRRSAALRNLTSLPPAPVPAALDAILRPYQKLGVAWLWHLYRQEVGGILADEMGLGKTLQALALVAAARAANTRAVLPAFASVSRSQNRGQTPAGEHAGTVPHLVVCPASLVENWRREAARFAPELKVFVHHGTRRLAGRDFAAHDLVLTSYGTLARDTVLFESVEFDLILADEAQHLKNRRTQAAQSLRALRGRGRFLLTGTPLENSLDDLRSLFEFLMPGFLAKVPPSLKRDERSWHDAQLRTQTAPYILRRTKAAVAPELPEKIEQTIWCEPTPAQAALYRRMQEDSERELLDLAAQGSSEGNLRFAVFTQLLRLRQICCDPRLVPSARNAAAADSAKLDAFRELLAESIDEGHRMLVFSQFTALLGLLREELDAQGVPCCYLDGSLTPKARQAAVDKFQNDAAIPVFLISLKAGGTGLNLTGADIVVHFDPWWNPAAEAQATDRAHRIGQTKVVTSYKLICSGTVEEKVLALQDTKRALLADVFEASDEAAASLSLADLRELLK from the coding sequence ATGCTCCGCCTGCTGTTGCCGCCCAACCTCGAAGCCGCCATCCCGCGCGACGCCATCGCCATCCGGGTGGAGCTCGACCTTTTGCCGGGCGACCGGCCCGGACCAACACCGGCCAGCCCGCCCAGCCAGAGCGGAGGCTCGGCGACTGGGCTTGGGCCGGCTGCGGCCGGCAACAGGAACGCCGGAACGGCGCCCGGCGATCTTCCCGAAAACCTGCTGCCCGGCCTCGCCCTGCTCCAGCGCCTCGGCGTGAAGCCCCAGCCCGCCTCGCTCATCCAGCTCACCCGCCCGCAACTGCGCGAGCTGATCACCGCCCTCGCCGGCCAGCCCGTGTTTTTCTACGGCACCCTGCCCGAAGTCCCCCTCGCCTGGCACGGGACCGAGCTCTCCGGCGTCAGCGAACTGCTCAACGCCGCGCCCCCGCCCAATGTTCGTAATACGAACATTCGCCCGGCCGCCTCCCCCGGGCCCACCGCCGCCAATGTTCGTAATACGAACATTGGGCGGGCACCGGCGCCGGCGGGGGAATCGGGCTCGCCGCTGCTCATCGACGGCTCGGAGCACTTTCTGGCGGTCATGCTCCCGGCGCGTGGCTCGGTGCATTACGACGCGGTGCTGGAGTTCCTGCGCGAGCATCGCTTCGTGCTCGATCCGCTCAACCGCAAGTGGTGGCTGCGCGACCGGCACCGCGTGCTGAACCTCCTCGCCACGCATGGCCGCCGGTTGCGCGAGGACTTTGGCGCGGAGTTCACCGACAACTTCAAGCGCAACACGGCCCGGCTGCGGGAAGCCGAGGCCTCCGCCGAGGTCTCGGAATCACCCGACGGCTACGACGTGTCGCTCGGGCTCAATGCCGGCCGGGCCACCGAGACGCAGGTGCGCGAGGCGGTCGCCAGCGGCCGCGGCTACGTCGAGGACGGCCAGGCCATCTACCTGATCGACCAAAGCCGTCTCGAAAAAATCCAGGCCGCGCACCGCAAGCTCGCCGGCGATCCCACCGGGACCGGCAGCGCCGTCCGCCAGCACCGCATCAGCAAGGCCCGCGCGGCCGAGGTGAACGATTTGCTCGAGGAACTCGCGCCGCATTTCCAGGCACCCGAGACCTGGCGCCGCCGCAGCGCCGCCTTGCGCAACCTGACCTCGCTGCCGCCCGCACCGGTGCCCGCCGCGCTCGATGCCATCCTGCGACCCTACCAGAAACTCGGCGTCGCGTGGCTCTGGCACCTTTACCGGCAGGAAGTCGGCGGCATCCTCGCCGACGAGATGGGCCTCGGCAAAACCCTGCAGGCGCTGGCGCTGGTGGCCGCGGCCCGGGCCGCAAACACTCGCGCCGTGCTGCCGGCCTTTGCCTCGGTTTCGCGTAGCCAGAACCGGGGACAAACACCGGCCGGCGAGCACGCCGGAACGGTGCCCCACTTGGTCGTCTGCCCCGCCTCGCTCGTCGAAAACTGGCGGCGCGAAGCCGCGCGCTTCGCGCCGGAACTCAAAGTCTTCGTCCATCACGGCACCCGCCGCCTCGCCGGCAGGGACTTCGCCGCCCACGACCTCGTCCTCACGTCCTACGGCACGCTCGCGCGCGACACCGTGCTGTTCGAGTCCGTCGAGTTCGACCTCATCCTCGCCGACGAGGCACAGCACCTGAAAAACCGCCGCACCCAGGCCGCCCAGTCGCTGCGCGCCCTGCGCGGACGCGGCCGGTTCCTGCTCACCGGCACCCCGCTGGAGAACTCGCTCGACGACCTGCGCTCGCTCTTCGAGTTCCTGATGCCCGGCTTCCTCGCCAAGGTCCCGCCCAGCCTCAAACGCGATGAACGTTCCTGGCACGACGCCCAGCTGCGGACGCAGACCGCGCCCTACATCCTGCGCCGCACCAAGGCCGCCGTCGCCCCTGAACTGCCGGAGAAGATCGAGCAGACGATCTGGTGCGAGCCCACCCCGGCGCAGGCCGCGCTCTACCGCCGCATGCAGGAGGACAGCGAACGTGAACTGCTGGACCTCGCCGCGCAGGGCTCGTCCGAGGGCAACCTGCGCTTCGCCGTTTTCACCCAGCTGCTGCGTCTGCGCCAAATCTGCTGCGACCCGCGGCTGGTGCCTTCCGCCCGCAACGCGGCCGCAGCCGACTCCGCCAAGCTCGACGCCTTCCGCGAACTGCTCGCCGAGAGCATCGACGAAGGCCACCGCATGCTCGTGTTCTCGCAGTTCACCGCGCTGCTCGGCCTGCTTCGCGAGGAGCTCGACGCCCAGGGAGTGCCCTGCTGCTACCTCGACGGCTCGCTCACGCCCAAGGCGCGGCAGGCCGCGGTGGACAAGTTTCAAAACGACGCCGCGATCCCCGTCTTCCTCATCTCGCTCAAAGCCGGCGGCACCGGCCTCAACCTCACGGGCGCCGACATCGTCGTGCATTTCGACCCGTGGTGGAATCCCGCGGCCGAGGCGCAGGCCACCGACCGCGCGCACCGCATCGGGCAGACCAAGGTCGTCACGAGCTACAAGCTCATCTGCTCCGGCACCGTTGAGGAGAAAGTGCTCGCCCTCCAGGACACCAAGCGCGCGCTCCTCGCCGACGTCTTCGAGGCCAGCGACGAGGCCGCCGCGAGCCTCAGCCTCGCCGACCTGCGCGAGTTGCTGAAATAG